In Pseudomonadota bacterium, a single window of DNA contains:
- a CDS encoding SUMF1/EgtB/PvdO family nonheme iron enzyme: MTKPQSMPATPPQVGRLIRARAFRPPPRGAALPRVQIAWLPLLTSLVLAVWALAAWYVFTARAVTLASEPADASLEVVAWLAPRISNHWLLRPGEHRVRASAPGYHAYDAMVSVDDAPIQTRRIVLERLPGHLNVRLEPAIEAEVFVDDQPFGTAPGVVRDIPAGTRQVEIRAPRYRAHVVRMEIEGKAIEQSLAARLEPAWAVASIDSQPSHAELSVDGKVLGTTPYEGELLEGRRAVRITQRGYKPWQQTLKVVAGMPVKLGTVVLTEADGQLQLNSTPAGASVTLDDNFVGRTPLAIALTPGRSHRLHVLAEGYVAAERNLTLAAAASETLDLKLEPELANVQFITTPDSAELLVDGIARGSANQTLALPTRDHEVTLRALGHATYSMHVTPRKGVEKRFRVRLKTIAEAAAEQPSFDQAPPATHTASAGGDATRSGNGEARDDNAAATPSVTTSAGQLLKLFGNGQVVLGSSRADAARRADETERPVVLKRAFYLGAKEVSNGEFRAFLGNHHASNPPQGTLDDDSQPVVDVDWQTAALYCNWLSRRDGLPPFYQIKYGEVLGVNPAATGYRLPTEAEWEWAARTTPEGASLRYAWGDVYPPARAHGNYADEAAEGVAKTVLRGLRDGFALSAPVGSFPPNPRGLYDLDGNVAEWVHDHYDANPAAAPSTDPLGPPSGTLHVIKGASWALSSATDLRLAARASGERGRNDVGFRLARYAQ; encoded by the coding sequence ATGACCAAGCCGCAATCCATGCCGGCCACGCCGCCGCAGGTCGGCCGCTTGATTCGCGCGCGCGCGTTTCGTCCGCCGCCGCGCGGCGCCGCGCTGCCGCGCGTGCAGATCGCCTGGTTGCCGTTGCTCACGAGCCTGGTGTTGGCGGTGTGGGCACTGGCCGCGTGGTACGTGTTCACCGCGCGCGCCGTGACGCTCGCCAGCGAGCCGGCCGACGCCAGCCTCGAAGTCGTCGCGTGGCTGGCGCCGCGCATTTCCAACCATTGGCTGCTGCGCCCGGGCGAACACCGGGTGCGCGCCAGCGCGCCGGGCTATCACGCCTACGACGCCATGGTGAGCGTCGACGACGCACCGATACAAACGCGCCGCATCGTGCTCGAGCGCCTGCCCGGCCACCTCAACGTGCGTCTCGAGCCGGCCATCGAGGCCGAGGTGTTCGTCGATGACCAGCCTTTCGGCACGGCGCCGGGCGTGGTGCGCGACATTCCGGCCGGCACGCGCCAGGTCGAGATCCGCGCGCCACGCTATCGCGCCCATGTCGTGCGGATGGAGATCGAAGGCAAGGCCATCGAACAAAGCCTCGCGGCGCGCCTGGAGCCGGCCTGGGCGGTGGCCAGCATCGACAGCCAGCCGTCCCATGCCGAACTCAGTGTCGACGGCAAAGTACTGGGCACCACGCCCTACGAAGGTGAACTGTTGGAAGGACGCCGCGCGGTAAGGATCACGCAGCGCGGTTACAAGCCCTGGCAACAGACCCTGAAAGTGGTGGCCGGCATGCCGGTGAAACTCGGCACGGTGGTGCTGACCGAGGCCGACGGTCAATTGCAGTTGAATTCCACGCCAGCCGGCGCCAGCGTCACGCTCGACGACAACTTCGTCGGTCGCACGCCGCTCGCCATCGCGCTCACGCCCGGCAGGAGTCATCGTCTGCACGTGCTGGCCGAAGGCTACGTGGCGGCCGAAAGAAACTTGACGCTGGCCGCGGCCGCGAGTGAAACGCTGGACTTGAAGCTCGAGCCCGAGCTCGCCAACGTGCAGTTCATCACCACGCCCGACAGCGCGGAACTCCTCGTCGATGGCATTGCGCGTGGCAGCGCCAACCAGACCTTGGCCCTGCCGACGCGCGACCATGAAGTGACCCTGCGCGCGCTCGGCCATGCCACCTACAGCATGCACGTGACGCCGCGCAAAGGCGTGGAAAAGCGCTTCAGGGTGCGCCTCAAAACGATCGCCGAGGCGGCCGCCGAGCAACCATCGTTCGATCAAGCGCCGCCCGCGACACACACCGCGAGCGCCGGCGGCGATGCCACGCGCAGCGGCAATGGCGAGGCGCGCGACGACAACGCGGCGGCCACGCCCAGCGTGACGACGTCCGCCGGCCAGCTGTTGAAACTGTTCGGCAACGGCCAGGTGGTGCTGGGTTCCTCACGCGCGGACGCGGCGCGCCGGGCCGATGAAACCGAGCGGCCGGTGGTGTTGAAGCGCGCGTTCTATCTCGGCGCCAAGGAAGTCAGCAACGGCGAGTTCCGCGCCTTTCTCGGCAATCATCACGCCAGCAACCCGCCGCAGGGCACACTCGATGACGACAGCCAGCCGGTGGTCGACGTCGACTGGCAGACCGCCGCGCTGTATTGCAACTGGCTGTCGCGCCGCGATGGTCTGCCGCCGTTCTATCAGATCAAGTACGGCGAAGTGCTGGGCGTCAATCCCGCCGCCACCGGTTACCGCCTGCCGACCGAGGCGGAATGGGAATGGGCGGCACGCACCACGCCCGAGGGCGCGTCGCTGCGCTACGCCTGGGGCGACGTCTATCCGCCGGCGCGCGCGCACGGCAATTACGCCGACGAAGCCGCCGAGGGTGTTGCCAAGACCGTGTTGCGCGGCTTGCGCGATGGCTTTGCGCTGAGCGCGCCGGTCGGCAGTTTTCCGCCCAACCCGCGCGGTCTGTACGATCTCGACGGCAACGTCGCCGAATGGGTGCACGACCATTACGACGCCAACCCGGCGGCCGCGCCGAGCACCGATCCGCTCGGGCCGCCGAGCGGCACGCTGCACGTGATCAAGGGCGCGAGCTGGGCTTTGTCGTCCGCCACCGATCTGCGCCTCGCGGCGCGCGCCAGCGGCGAACGCGGACGCAACGACGTGGGATTCAGGCTGGCCCGTTATGCGCAGTAG
- a CDS encoding VWA domain-containing protein, with protein MLVKRREFSIFTLSFLDIMSCGFGAVVLLFMISKHGATQRVETPTYDYGAEVRVLEQQLANTENEIAGLRAKLVARGGELAAAADAARAAREALAEEQRRQAPPKPGSVIDIEALRQAVKKLEADKRMLLSQPYEKSRYLRSIVGEGNREYLTGVQLGGKRILILLDTSTSMLVEKPVEALRLRNMDEAHQRQSKKWQQALRIVDWIAAHFPQSSSFQIAGFDGEVHFALPGTDRQWLAVSDSARLDAAVEAMKQRVPKGGNSLERALMVIGEMNPPPDNVYLITDGMPTLGLEASRNRNVTGLERNRLFERAMKHVSPGIAINTILLPLEGDPVAASAYWQLARITQGAFLAPADDWP; from the coding sequence GTGCTGGTCAAACGCCGCGAATTTTCAATCTTCACGCTGTCGTTCCTCGACATCATGTCGTGCGGCTTCGGCGCGGTGGTGCTGCTGTTCATGATCTCCAAGCACGGCGCCACGCAGCGCGTGGAGACGCCGACCTACGACTACGGCGCCGAGGTCAGGGTGCTCGAGCAGCAGCTCGCCAACACCGAGAACGAGATTGCCGGGCTGCGCGCCAAGCTCGTCGCACGCGGCGGTGAACTCGCGGCGGCGGCCGACGCCGCGCGCGCCGCGCGCGAGGCGCTGGCGGAAGAGCAACGGCGCCAGGCGCCGCCCAAGCCCGGCAGCGTCATCGACATCGAAGCGTTGCGCCAGGCGGTCAAGAAACTCGAAGCCGACAAGCGCATGCTGCTGTCGCAGCCGTACGAGAAATCGCGCTACCTGCGCAGCATCGTCGGCGAGGGCAATCGCGAATACCTGACCGGCGTGCAGCTCGGCGGCAAACGCATTCTGATCCTGCTCGACACCTCGACCAGCATGCTGGTCGAAAAACCGGTGGAGGCACTGCGCCTGCGCAACATGGACGAAGCGCATCAACGGCAGTCGAAGAAATGGCAACAGGCGCTGCGCATCGTCGACTGGATAGCCGCGCACTTTCCGCAATCGTCGAGCTTCCAGATCGCGGGCTTCGATGGCGAGGTGCATTTCGCGCTGCCGGGCACCGACCGCCAGTGGCTCGCGGTCAGCGACAGCGCGCGCCTCGATGCGGCGGTGGAGGCCATGAAGCAACGCGTGCCCAAGGGCGGCAACAGTCTCGAACGCGCGCTCATGGTGATCGGCGAGATGAACCCGCCGCCGGACAATGTCTACCTCATCACCGACGGCATGCCGACCCTCGGTCTCGAAGCGTCGCGCAACCGCAATGTCACGGGCCTGGAACGCAACCGCCTGTTCGAGCGCGCCATGAAACACGTGTCGCCAGGCATCGCCATCAACACCATCCTCTTGCCGCTGGAAGGGGATCCGGTGGCGGCATCAGCCTATTGGCAGCTGGCGCGCATCACCCAGGGCGCCTTCCTCGCGCCGGCGGACGACTGGCCATGA
- a CDS encoding VWA domain-containing protein — MKLSRRAEESISIAFLDVITCGIGAIILLLMISKPPPAAAPEPLDDPRVATIARLQRQLFSLEDEQQKVRAELDASTPQLTALEQETQRLRDALLASQFRARGAQQAAARDAEELGKLKTAQQSLSEEMRRLRAERQQRVKSALVGGIPIDSEYVIFIIDTSASMAERVTVALKRQMREILTVYPRLKGLQILSDGGDYLIPESARTWLQDSPALREELIETIPAWRATSPSNPQHGIYTAIRDFYRDDRKISLYVFGDEFANGSIDEVVKYVDGINPRDAQGNPRIRIHAIGFPTRVGMNRDAGAHFAAFARRLTHRNGGTFVGLNAYR; from the coding sequence ATGAAGCTCAGCCGTCGCGCCGAGGAATCGATCAGCATCGCGTTTCTCGATGTCATCACCTGCGGCATCGGCGCCATCATCCTGTTGCTGATGATCTCCAAGCCGCCGCCGGCCGCCGCCCCCGAGCCGCTCGACGACCCGCGCGTGGCCACCATCGCGCGCCTGCAACGCCAGTTGTTCAGCCTCGAGGACGAGCAGCAGAAAGTGCGCGCCGAACTCGATGCCAGCACGCCGCAGCTGACGGCGCTCGAGCAGGAAACCCAGCGCCTGCGCGATGCGCTGCTGGCCAGCCAGTTTCGCGCGCGCGGCGCGCAGCAGGCCGCCGCGCGCGATGCCGAGGAGCTCGGCAAGCTCAAGACAGCGCAGCAGAGTTTGAGCGAGGAGATGCGCCGCCTGCGCGCCGAGCGTCAGCAGCGGGTGAAGTCGGCGCTGGTCGGTGGCATTCCCATCGACAGCGAATACGTGATCTTCATCATCGACACCTCGGCGAGCATGGCCGAGCGCGTCACCGTCGCGCTGAAGCGGCAGATGCGCGAGATCCTGACCGTCTACCCGCGCTTGAAGGGCCTGCAGATCCTGAGCGACGGTGGTGACTACCTGATCCCCGAGAGCGCACGAACCTGGTTGCAGGACAGCCCGGCGCTGCGCGAGGAGCTGATCGAAACCATCCCGGCCTGGCGGGCCACTTCGCCGAGCAATCCGCAGCACGGCATCTACACCGCGATCCGCGATTTCTACCGCGACGACCGCAAGATCAGCCTGTACGTGTTCGGCGACGAATTCGCCAATGGCTCGATCGACGAAGTGGTGAAATACGTCGATGGCATCAATCCGCGCGATGCCCAGGGCAATCCGCGCATCCGCATCCACGCCATCGGCTTTCCCACCCGTGTCGGCATGAACCGCGACGCCGGCGCGCACTTCGCGGCCTTCGCGCGCCGCCTCACCCACCGCAACGGCGGCACCTTTGTCGGGCTCAACGCCTACCGTTAA